Genomic DNA from Bacteroides zhangwenhongii:
GGTCATCGGGATGTACGCACATATTAACTCCATATTCTTCGCATACGGGCATGATGGCAGATAAGAAGTAGCGCATATTCTCACGCAAAGTATCCCGGTCTATATCTTTGTACAGGGCGAGTAACCGCTTGAAGATGGCAACCGGATTTTTATCTCCTTCCTTGATATTACCGTTGACAAAACCTTGTGTCTTGACAATGATTGTATCAATCAGGGCATCTTTCTCTTCTTCTGTGATAACCTTATCCAATTCGGCAACTTTCTGAAGTTCTTCTTCAGTATAATCCTTTTCAGCTCCTTCACGTTCCAGGATTCGGATGTCGAAATAAGCGAAACGGATACGGTCGTAATATAGGGAACTGGTACCATCCGGCCAAGGGTGTTGCAAGTCTGTACGTATCCAGTCAATAACGGGCATGAAGTTGTAACATACTGTCTTTATGCCGCATTTGCCCAAATTGGCAAGGCTTATTTTGTAGTTTTCAATTAACTGTTCACGTTCCGCTCCTGCGTATTTGATTGCTTCGCATACAGGAAGACTTTCCACTACCGACCAATGTAAACCATAAGATTCGATGTATGATTTCAAATCGTTAATAGCTTCTACTGTCCATATTTCACCATTCGGTACATCATGCAGGGCAGTGACAATCCCTTCTACCCCTATTTGTCGGAGCATCGGCAAGGTTATCTTATCCTTTTTGCCGAACCATCTCCAAGTCTTTTCCATCATAGTCTTTCTCTTTATAACAGGCTATTATTTATTGCTTAAACTCCGCTGAATGCACTGAAACCACCATCAATAGGTAACATTGCTCCGGTTACGAAGCTAGCGGCTTCACTACATAGGAAATGCACCGCACCATTCAACTCTTTAATATCACCAAAACGTTTCATTGGAGTTTTAGCCAATACTTTCTTGCTTCTATCTGTCAATGAACCATCCGGGTTGATGAGTACACGACGGTTTTGGTCGCCGATGAAGAAGCCCGGTGCAATAGCGTTTACACGGATACCATCCCCGTATTTAAGTGCCATTTCGCTTGCCAGCCATTGAGTGAAATTGGCTACGGCAGTTTTTGCAGCCGAATATCCTGGTACACGGGTGATAGCGCTGTATGCTGCCATTGAGGATACATTAATGATACATCCTTTGCCTTGTTTTGCCATTACTTTACCGAATATCATAGACGGATAGACTGTCCCATTCATATTCAGATTAGTCACTTTTTCCCAGCAAGAGATATCCATATCATAGAAGTGCTGATCCGGCTCAAGAGTAGCTCCCGGCATATTGCCACCGGCAATGTTCAATAGAATATCGATCTGTCCCCATTTGGCTACGATTTCTTTGGCTACTTTCTCCAGGCTGGCGATGTCAAGTACATTACCGATGATACCGATTACATCGTCACCGTATTGCTTAAGTTCAGCCACACGGTTGTCCAGTTGCTCCTGACGAATGTCAATAGCTACTACTTTTGCTCCCTGCTGTACAAAGTGTTGGGCAATATTTCCGCCCAGTACACCACCTGCTCCGGTAATAACAGCAACTTTACCGGCAATACTAAATAATTCGTTCATGGTTTCTATCAAATGTTTTTATGAATGGATGCAAAAATAGCGGGTTTTTATACATGCTATGATGCGCATTTTTGCAAGATATTTACCTATCTTTGCAAAAGCAGTTTAGAAAGGAGATTTATGAAGAAGATAATGAATGAGAAGTTGACTATTACGACTTCCAATCCCATCCGTGCCCGCTTTTATGAATATCCACGTTTCACGTATCCGTGGCATTTTCATAGTGAGTATGAAATTATTTATGTGGAGAAGGGAGAGGGGGATTGTCTGGTGGGTGACAGCATTATCGCCTATTCAAAAGGTGATTTGATTCTTTTCGGTTCCGAACTGCCTCATAGTATGCAAAGCCCGCCGGACGACGGGGAAGAATCTGATAATGAAGAAAAATCCGAACTGAAAGTAAAAGGAGTCAATATTCAGTTTGAGAAAGATTTTATGCATTATTCTATTTCTCAATATTCCCAGTTTATTCCTATCAGGAATTTATTGGAGGATGCTTGCAGAGGAATAAAATTCACAATTACCCGTTCGGGGAAAATCATTAAGTTATTGAAACAGATTCCTTCTGCTAAAGGAGCAGATCAAATTATCCTGTTGCTTTCACTTCTACAGATGATGGCTATCAGCAATCATAAGAAATATCTGACTACTTCTCATTATACTCCGTCCCCTTCGATTATGCGTAATGAAAGAATGGAAAAGGTGATTGCCTATTTGAATAAACATTATACCGAGTCTATCGGTCTGGATGAAATTGCTTCTTATACAGCGATGAACCCTACTGCTTTCTGCCGATACTTTAAAGAAAACACAGGAAAGACATTCAAAGAGTATGTGCTTGATATGCGTATCGGATATGCTTGTAAACTATTAAATAGTAGTATGATGAATATATCTCAAATCAGTGCTACTTGCGGATTTGAATCACCTGTACATTTTAACCGCATTTTTAAAAGGGTGACAGGAATGACGCCGACTTTATATAGAGAGCAGATGGAATAATATCAAAGTTCAGACGATATTTTTCTTATAAAATATTATCTCTCATCTCTTCCCAAGGAATTTCTGAATCAATACTTCCTATTAAGGATTGGCTATCGAACAATTCTCTCCTTTTCTTTCTGGAAAGATTAATCTGTCCCTCTTTTTCTTTTTGAAGTTGCATATACTGTTTTAGTACATCAACATTTTCTTCTTCTTTGATGGACTTAATAATTTTGCGTCTTATATTTTTGATATATGACTGGGAATAATATTCACCTATGGGTTCTTCTACTTTCATATCTTGTTCTGCTTATAATCTAAACAAAGATACTATTAAATAATAGAACTAAAAATAATATTTTATTTTTTATCGTATATTTGATGTTGAGTATAATTTCTTCCTCGTTCGTATATAATAGAAAAGATGAATAAACATGAACGTAAATAGAATGAAGAAAAGAATTTTGCTTTTGTTGTTGGTGATACCGGCATTGGTAAAAGCGCAAGATGTGATGACAGAAACCCGTCAGGAACTGACGTCTCCTGATGGAGCTTATCGTTTTACCTTTTATCAAC
This window encodes:
- the uxuA gene encoding mannonate dehydratase, which gives rise to MMEKTWRWFGKKDKITLPMLRQIGVEGIVTALHDVPNGEIWTVEAINDLKSYIESYGLHWSVVESLPVCEAIKYAGAEREQLIENYKISLANLGKCGIKTVCYNFMPVIDWIRTDLQHPWPDGTSSLYYDRIRFAYFDIRILEREGAEKDYTEEELQKVAELDKVITEEEKDALIDTIIVKTQGFVNGNIKEGDKNPVAIFKRLLALYKDIDRDTLRENMRYFLSAIMPVCEEYGVNMCVHPDDPPFQVLGLPRIVTNENDIEWFLNAVDNPHNGLTFCAGSLSAGEHNDTRELAKKFAKRTHFVHLRSTAAMQGGNFIESSHLTGKGHLIDLIRIFENENPGLPMRVDHGRMMLGDEDKGYNPGYSFHGRMLALAQVEGMMAVVDDEKGRQMRF
- a CDS encoding SDR family oxidoreductase; protein product: MNELFSIAGKVAVITGAGGVLGGNIAQHFVQQGAKVVAIDIRQEQLDNRVAELKQYGDDVIGIIGNVLDIASLEKVAKEIVAKWGQIDILLNIAGGNMPGATLEPDQHFYDMDISCWEKVTNLNMNGTVYPSMIFGKVMAKQGKGCIINVSSMAAYSAITRVPGYSAAKTAVANFTQWLASEMALKYGDGIRVNAIAPGFFIGDQNRRVLINPDGSLTDRSKKVLAKTPMKRFGDIKELNGAVHFLCSEAASFVTGAMLPIDGGFSAFSGV
- a CDS encoding AraC family transcriptional regulator — its product is MKKIMNEKLTITTSNPIRARFYEYPRFTYPWHFHSEYEIIYVEKGEGDCLVGDSIIAYSKGDLILFGSELPHSMQSPPDDGEESDNEEKSELKVKGVNIQFEKDFMHYSISQYSQFIPIRNLLEDACRGIKFTITRSGKIIKLLKQIPSAKGADQIILLLSLLQMMAISNHKKYLTTSHYTPSPSIMRNERMEKVIAYLNKHYTESIGLDEIASYTAMNPTAFCRYFKENTGKTFKEYVLDMRIGYACKLLNSSMMNISQISATCGFESPVHFNRIFKRVTGMTPTLYREQME